A stretch of the Hemiscyllium ocellatum isolate sHemOce1 unplaced genomic scaffold, sHemOce1.pat.X.cur. scaffold_1867_pat_ctg1, whole genome shotgun sequence genome encodes the following:
- the LOC132810748 gene encoding uncharacterized protein LOC132810748 isoform X2 translates to MGASDTQWDPVGPSDTQWKSDGAVPGNYTVTGESPCWEGAASAQQSTWEGAAMTKHGAHWPCLRPRRETLTVTETPRRCHARSGHRFRVCPPQCQPWRLEVPPSMPWSHINPGAVPFTGAGRTGEHSPRTNVKRHNETDQEGPCCKHFLSEEAMMAHFRRLSLSNDHVYGTNGLPIATGKGTSESGHSAHSQNTRVDPEGGGGWNSEAGEGRDVIVEGMFDMSDSHVIVMSPELQRRLQTPPDEILPRNILESIKRPCMEIMLWTPPSSLLQETMWALRRSARRSEEDDKEGERTLPQQRDDEMEQ, encoded by the exons atgggagccagtgacacccagtggGATCCAGTGggacccagtgacacccaatggaa GTCTGACGGCGCTGTGCCTGGGAACTACACAGTGACTGGGGAGAGCCCGTGCTGGGAGGGCGCGGCATCGGCTCAGCAGTCCACCTGGGAGGGGGCGGCAATGACCAAGCATGGGGCGCACTGGCCGTGCCTCAGGCCCAGGAGGGAGACGCTGACCGTGACGGAGACGCCCAGGCGCTGTCACGCGCGGTCGGGGCACAGGTTCCGGGTCTGCCCGCCCCAGTGCCAGCCTTGGAGACTGGAAGTACCACCCTCCATGCCCTGGTCCCACATCAACCCAGGGGCTGTTCCCTTCACCGGAGCAGGCCG AACGGGAGAGCATTCCCCTCGAACAAACGTAAAACGTCACAACGAGACGGACCAGGA GGGTCCGTGCTGTAAGCACTTCCTGTCGGAGGAAGCCATGATGGCTCACTTTAGACGCCTCAGTCTCAGTAACGATCACGTTTACGGAACCAATGGGCTCCCCATCGCGACGGGAAAGGGCACCTCAGAGAGCGGGCACAGTGCCCACAGCCAGAACACCAG AGTTGACCCGGAGGGAGGCGGGGGCTGGAACTCCGAGGCGGGTGAAGGGAGAGACGTGATCGTTGAGGGGATGTTTGACATGAGTGACAGCCACGTCATCGTCATGTCCCCCGAGCTGCAGAGGAGGTTACAGACCCCCCCGGACGAGATCCTGCCCCGGAACATTCTGGAATCCAT aaAGCGACCCTGCATGGAGATCATGTTGTGGACACCTCCCAGCTCCCTCCTCCAAGAGACCATGTGGGCGCTGAGGCGATCGGCGCGACGTTCAGAGGAGGACGACAAGGAGGGGGAGAGGACGTTGCCTCAGCAGCGGGACGACGAGATGGagcagtga
- the LOC132810748 gene encoding uncharacterized protein LOC132810748 isoform X1 gives MGPSDTQWDPIGTSDTQWDPLTPNGIQLVPVTPNGIQWDQWKSDGAVPGNYTVTGESPCWEGAASAQQSTWEGAAMTKHGAHWPCLRPRRETLTVTETPRRCHARSGHRFRVCPPQCQPWRLEVPPSMPWSHINPGAVPFTGAGRTGEHSPRTNVKRHNETDQEGPCCKHFLSEEAMMAHFRRLSLSNDHVYGTNGLPIATGKGTSESGHSAHSQNTRVDPEGGGGWNSEAGEGRDVIVEGMFDMSDSHVIVMSPELQRRLQTPPDEILPRNILESIKRPCMEIMLWTPPSSLLQETMWALRRSARRSEEDDKEGERTLPQQRDDEMEQ, from the exons atgggacccagtgacacccaatgggatcCAATTGGtaccagtgacacccaatgggacccaCTGACACCCAATGGGATCCAATTGGtaccagtgacacccaatggaATCCAGTGGGACCAATGGAA GTCTGACGGCGCTGTGCCTGGGAACTACACAGTGACTGGGGAGAGCCCGTGCTGGGAGGGCGCGGCATCGGCTCAGCAGTCCACCTGGGAGGGGGCGGCAATGACCAAGCATGGGGCGCACTGGCCGTGCCTCAGGCCCAGGAGGGAGACGCTGACCGTGACGGAGACGCCCAGGCGCTGTCACGCGCGGTCGGGGCACAGGTTCCGGGTCTGCCCGCCCCAGTGCCAGCCTTGGAGACTGGAAGTACCACCCTCCATGCCCTGGTCCCACATCAACCCAGGGGCTGTTCCCTTCACCGGAGCAGGCCG AACGGGAGAGCATTCCCCTCGAACAAACGTAAAACGTCACAACGAGACGGACCAGGA GGGTCCGTGCTGTAAGCACTTCCTGTCGGAGGAAGCCATGATGGCTCACTTTAGACGCCTCAGTCTCAGTAACGATCACGTTTACGGAACCAATGGGCTCCCCATCGCGACGGGAAAGGGCACCTCAGAGAGCGGGCACAGTGCCCACAGCCAGAACACCAG AGTTGACCCGGAGGGAGGCGGGGGCTGGAACTCCGAGGCGGGTGAAGGGAGAGACGTGATCGTTGAGGGGATGTTTGACATGAGTGACAGCCACGTCATCGTCATGTCCCCCGAGCTGCAGAGGAGGTTACAGACCCCCCCGGACGAGATCCTGCCCCGGAACATTCTGGAATCCAT aaAGCGACCCTGCATGGAGATCATGTTGTGGACACCTCCCAGCTCCCTCCTCCAAGAGACCATGTGGGCGCTGAGGCGATCGGCGCGACGTTCAGAGGAGGACGACAAGGAGGGGGAGAGGACGTTGCCTCAGCAGCGGGACGACGAGATGGagcagtga
- the thoc6 gene encoding THO complex subunit 6 homolog: protein MAAPMVETQRKLECLHMTIFSQSFSPCGRYLAAGNNYGEVGIFSLASALSMDATEENQKPVFTFQAHDGPVYSLVSTSRQLISSGTGDVKGWNWNELIKKGCKEAWSRRPAFGTRLDIPEINSLILNHKDNTLLMACGDNSVQVMDLENGVFTQTLRGHKDYVHCLALRDQHRECVSGSEDGTVRLWDLRTAAEVDVIEVYKYEECTRPLHGKWIGCLSTDSNWLVCGGGPALSLWHLRSVTPTTVYPLPGNQHQVMFYQDLRLAHPLRNVHLEGRGTAETLGTLPSLELHCTGASWFRQQHRFKMAAHHLLARRLAGGGAEWIKQSN from the exons ATGGCGGCGCCCATG GTGGAGACCCAGAGGAAGTTGGAGTGTCTACACATGACCATCTTCTCCCAGAGTTTCTCTCCCTGCGGGAGGTACCTGGCAGCTGGAAATAACTATGGCGAGGTCGGCATCTTCAG CCTCGCATCCGCCCTCAGCATGGACGCCACTGAGGAAAACCAGAAACCGGTATTTACCTTCCAAG CCCACGATGGTCCTGTCTACAGCCTGGTATCCACCAGTCGGCAACTCATCAGCTCTGGCACTGGAGACGTTAAAGGATGGAATTGGAATGAACTCATCAAAAAG gGATGCAAAGAGGCTTGGAGTCGTCGACCTGCATTTGG GACCCGTTTGGACATTCCCGAAATTAACAGTCTCATCCTGAACCATAAG gACAATACTCTGCTGATGGCCTGTGGGGATAACTCTGTTCAGGTGATGGATCTGGAGAATGGCGTCTTCACG CAAACACTCCGGGGCCATAAGGACTACGTTCACTGCCTCGCTCTGAGGGACCAGCACAGGGAGTGTGTCTCCGGGAGTGAGGATGGCACGGTTCGGCTGTGGG atcTCCGCACAGCAGCTGAGGTTGAcgtgattgaggtgtacaagtaTGAG gaatgcaCCAGACCCCTCCATGGCAAGTGGATCGGATGCCTCAGCACGGATTCCAATTGGCTG GTGTGTGGCGGGggtcctgccctctctctctggcacCTCCGCTCTGTCACCCCCACCACGGTGTACCCGCTGCCAGGTAACCAGCACCAGGTGATGTTCTACCAGGATCTG CGCCTAGCACACCCCCTCAGGAACGTCCACCTGGAAGGTCGAGGGACAGCCGAGACGCTGGGAACGCTGCCGTCGCTGGAGCTCCACTGCACAGGTGCATCGTGGTTCCGCCAACAGCAccgattcaagatggcggctcaCCACCTTCTCGCGAGGAGATTGGCGGGAGGGGGCGCTGAGTGGATAAAACAATCGAATTGA
- the LOC132810748 gene encoding uncharacterized protein LOC132810748 isoform X4 has protein sequence MTKHGAHWPCLRPRRETLTVTETPRRCHARSGHRFRVCPPQCQPWRLEVPPSMPWSHINPGAVPFTGAGRTGEHSPRTNVKRHNETDQEGPCCKHFLSEEAMMAHFRRLSLSNDHVYGTNGLPIATGKGTSESGHSAHSQNTRVDPEGGGGWNSEAGEGRDVIVEGMFDMSDSHVIVMSPELQRRLQTPPDEILPRNILESIKRPCMEIMLWTPPSSLLQETMWALRRSARRSEEDDKEGERTLPQQRDDEMEQ, from the exons ATGACCAAGCATGGGGCGCACTGGCCGTGCCTCAGGCCCAGGAGGGAGACGCTGACCGTGACGGAGACGCCCAGGCGCTGTCACGCGCGGTCGGGGCACAGGTTCCGGGTCTGCCCGCCCCAGTGCCAGCCTTGGAGACTGGAAGTACCACCCTCCATGCCCTGGTCCCACATCAACCCAGGGGCTGTTCCCTTCACCGGAGCAGGCCG AACGGGAGAGCATTCCCCTCGAACAAACGTAAAACGTCACAACGAGACGGACCAGGA GGGTCCGTGCTGTAAGCACTTCCTGTCGGAGGAAGCCATGATGGCTCACTTTAGACGCCTCAGTCTCAGTAACGATCACGTTTACGGAACCAATGGGCTCCCCATCGCGACGGGAAAGGGCACCTCAGAGAGCGGGCACAGTGCCCACAGCCAGAACACCAG AGTTGACCCGGAGGGAGGCGGGGGCTGGAACTCCGAGGCGGGTGAAGGGAGAGACGTGATCGTTGAGGGGATGTTTGACATGAGTGACAGCCACGTCATCGTCATGTCCCCCGAGCTGCAGAGGAGGTTACAGACCCCCCCGGACGAGATCCTGCCCCGGAACATTCTGGAATCCAT aaAGCGACCCTGCATGGAGATCATGTTGTGGACACCTCCCAGCTCCCTCCTCCAAGAGACCATGTGGGCGCTGAGGCGATCGGCGCGACGTTCAGAGGAGGACGACAAGGAGGGGGAGAGGACGTTGCCTCAGCAGCGGGACGACGAGATGGagcagtga
- the LOC132810748 gene encoding uncharacterized protein LOC132810748 isoform X3 — MARQRRRGGSDGAVPGNYTVTGESPCWEGAASAQQSTWEGAAMTKHGAHWPCLRPRRETLTVTETPRRCHARSGHRFRVCPPQCQPWRLEVPPSMPWSHINPGAVPFTGAGRTGEHSPRTNVKRHNETDQEGPCCKHFLSEEAMMAHFRRLSLSNDHVYGTNGLPIATGKGTSESGHSAHSQNTRVDPEGGGGWNSEAGEGRDVIVEGMFDMSDSHVIVMSPELQRRLQTPPDEILPRNILESIKRPCMEIMLWTPPSSLLQETMWALRRSARRSEEDDKEGERTLPQQRDDEMEQ, encoded by the exons ATGGCCCGGCAGCGCCGAcgaggagg GTCTGACGGCGCTGTGCCTGGGAACTACACAGTGACTGGGGAGAGCCCGTGCTGGGAGGGCGCGGCATCGGCTCAGCAGTCCACCTGGGAGGGGGCGGCAATGACCAAGCATGGGGCGCACTGGCCGTGCCTCAGGCCCAGGAGGGAGACGCTGACCGTGACGGAGACGCCCAGGCGCTGTCACGCGCGGTCGGGGCACAGGTTCCGGGTCTGCCCGCCCCAGTGCCAGCCTTGGAGACTGGAAGTACCACCCTCCATGCCCTGGTCCCACATCAACCCAGGGGCTGTTCCCTTCACCGGAGCAGGCCG AACGGGAGAGCATTCCCCTCGAACAAACGTAAAACGTCACAACGAGACGGACCAGGA GGGTCCGTGCTGTAAGCACTTCCTGTCGGAGGAAGCCATGATGGCTCACTTTAGACGCCTCAGTCTCAGTAACGATCACGTTTACGGAACCAATGGGCTCCCCATCGCGACGGGAAAGGGCACCTCAGAGAGCGGGCACAGTGCCCACAGCCAGAACACCAG AGTTGACCCGGAGGGAGGCGGGGGCTGGAACTCCGAGGCGGGTGAAGGGAGAGACGTGATCGTTGAGGGGATGTTTGACATGAGTGACAGCCACGTCATCGTCATGTCCCCCGAGCTGCAGAGGAGGTTACAGACCCCCCCGGACGAGATCCTGCCCCGGAACATTCTGGAATCCAT aaAGCGACCCTGCATGGAGATCATGTTGTGGACACCTCCCAGCTCCCTCCTCCAAGAGACCATGTGGGCGCTGAGGCGATCGGCGCGACGTTCAGAGGAGGACGACAAGGAGGGGGAGAGGACGTTGCCTCAGCAGCGGGACGACGAGATGGagcagtga